The Thalassotalea nanhaiensis genome has a window encoding:
- a CDS encoding NAD-glutamate dehydrogenase has product MASLDNKSSVLFKNVAKLIHDKVPSETAPLLEKFTSLLYSNLSKDDLAGRNDSDVYGATLSLWKALNAQKDEKAFIRVLNPEVSKHGWKSSHTVIEVIIKDMPFLVDSTRIALNRLGLSPHLILNCPLNIVRGYNGSVEQISPAREDLKDSICETVFFIEIDRLSDQSQLDDLTAELHSVYEDVSLTVTDWQPLMKKFTDSIKGLEKFKAQVDDTDFNESKEFLNWLCDNHFTFMGYRSYNVVKVEGDIALEADIDTSLGLLRNSNGTKQRLISKYSESARELALGQNLLILTKTNSRSRVHRPAHLDYIGIKRFDKKGNIVGEDRFVGLFGSAFYNNSALNVPIIRHKVQRVVDNSGFAKGSHAYKTLINILETFPRDEILQSKEEELISTVKGVLQMQERDRTGLFVRRDAFNRFFSCMVYVPRERYNTRLRIATQEILQNAFGTSAEVEFNTFFSESVQARTHYIVRVDSTKADIDVKEIESNLNQAARSWDDKLADALNINKGEVLGKSLSRKYANFPQAYKDEVLPGTAIVDIEKLEAVSAEKPLEMLFYQPLEEKSDSRFVKLKLFHKGEPLHLSDVLPMLENFGLRVIGESPYMVRNCDGEMCWILDFSMLLTGNKEFNLEQVQILFQDAFAKVWHGELEDDGFNRLILGAGLAGREVSILRAYAKYQQQIGSTFSQSYIESTFTRYPNFAELLINLFELKFTPNGKKNDKAIAKVVETIESSLDNVASLDDDRIIRRYEEIINATVRTNYFQNNEQGNIKSYISFKMLPELIPEMPKPLPKYEIFVYSPQLEGVHLRGGKVARGGLRWSDRREDFRTEVLGLVKAQQVKNTVIVPVGAKGGFFCKQLPVGGSRKDIFEAGRECYKTFIRGLLDVTDNIVGGEVVHPESVVRLDEDDTYLVVAADKGTATFSDTANGIAEEYGFWLGDAFASGGSVGYDHKKMGITAKGAWESVKRHFREIDINCQTTDFTCLAVGDMAGDVFGNGMLLSKHICLQVAFNHMHIFIDPTPNSKATYPERERLFNLPGSSWEDYNQDLISEGGGIFLRSAKSIKLTPQIKKMLGTKKASMAPNELIQAALKMKVDLFWNGGIGTYIKGSSESHLEVGDRANDLLRVNGNEVQAKVIGEGGNLGCTQLGRIEYTANGGRMNTDFVDNVGGVDCSDNEVNIKILLNVLVANGDLTLKQRNNILYDMTDEVEDIVLEDCYRQTHSISISESRGASKLKEHARFIHHLEREGKLDRGLEFIPNDEEIADRMASNRGLTRPELSVLIAYGKMVLKEQLVIDEVTNDPFISALLIKAFPVQLQEKYQAEMQNHPLRGEIIATRMANNMCNYMGANFVYRMGEETGCDVAEIAKCFTMASEIFELESIWSSIEALDNKISAKVQTEMLFQMRRTIRRTTRWFLRHRNKALDIEQSIEFYRPAFKVLATKMDKFLVDEEARELTNAKDKLLAEKVPAKLAERISLLSTLFSTMDIAQVACQDARQVELVAQLYFHIGVRLDLHWFLNQITQQPVENHWQALARASFREELDWQQRALTSVILRGSPESKDIEQMFETWMETSSQPIERWQQILADFRTTKTHEFAKFSVALRELMLLAHQ; this is encoded by the coding sequence ATGGCGTCATTAGATAATAAATCTTCTGTACTTTTTAAAAATGTTGCAAAATTAATTCACGATAAAGTGCCTAGTGAAACGGCCCCTTTATTAGAGAAATTTACCAGTTTACTTTATAGTAATCTGTCGAAAGATGATCTTGCTGGTCGTAATGACAGCGATGTTTATGGCGCAACACTAAGTCTTTGGAAAGCGCTGAACGCCCAAAAAGATGAAAAAGCCTTTATACGCGTATTAAACCCTGAAGTATCCAAACATGGTTGGAAGTCCAGCCATACTGTAATTGAAGTTATCATTAAAGATATGCCATTTTTGGTAGATTCAACGCGCATTGCATTAAATCGTTTAGGCCTATCTCCTCATTTAATATTGAATTGCCCACTAAATATTGTTCGTGGCTATAATGGCAGTGTTGAACAAATTTCTCCAGCTCGAGAAGATTTAAAAGACAGCATTTGTGAAACCGTATTTTTTATCGAAATTGATCGCTTATCTGATCAATCACAGTTAGATGATTTAACAGCTGAATTGCATTCAGTGTATGAAGATGTGTCATTAACGGTTACTGATTGGCAGCCATTAATGAAAAAATTCACTGACAGCATTAAAGGCCTGGAAAAGTTTAAAGCACAAGTTGATGACACTGACTTTAACGAAAGCAAAGAATTTTTAAACTGGCTTTGTGATAACCACTTTACCTTTATGGGCTATCGCTCGTATAACGTGGTAAAAGTTGAAGGTGATATCGCTTTAGAGGCTGATATCGATACAAGCTTAGGGTTATTGCGCAATTCTAATGGCACTAAACAACGGTTGATTTCTAAATATTCAGAATCGGCAAGAGAGTTAGCATTAGGTCAAAACTTACTGATATTGACCAAAACCAATTCTCGTTCACGTGTTCATCGTCCTGCTCATTTAGATTATATTGGTATCAAGCGCTTTGATAAAAAAGGCAATATTGTTGGCGAAGATCGTTTCGTTGGTTTATTTGGCTCAGCTTTTTACAATAACAGCGCCTTAAACGTGCCTATTATTCGACATAAGGTTCAACGCGTAGTTGATAATTCTGGCTTTGCCAAAGGATCACACGCCTACAAAACCTTGATCAATATTTTAGAAACATTCCCTCGTGATGAAATATTACAATCAAAAGAAGAAGAACTAATTAGCACCGTAAAAGGGGTGTTACAAATGCAAGAGCGAGACAGAACAGGGTTATTTGTTCGTCGTGATGCATTTAATCGATTCTTTTCTTGTATGGTATATGTACCGCGTGAGCGATATAACACCCGATTACGTATCGCTACCCAAGAAATATTACAAAACGCGTTTGGCACCTCAGCAGAAGTAGAATTTAATACTTTCTTCTCTGAGTCTGTACAAGCAAGAACACATTACATAGTCCGTGTAGACTCAACTAAAGCAGATATCGATGTGAAAGAAATTGAAAGCAATCTTAATCAAGCTGCACGCAGCTGGGATGACAAATTAGCCGACGCGCTAAACATAAATAAAGGTGAAGTGTTAGGTAAATCACTTAGCCGCAAGTATGCTAACTTCCCGCAAGCTTATAAAGACGAAGTGTTACCTGGTACCGCTATTGTTGATATTGAAAAACTTGAAGCTGTTTCGGCAGAAAAACCGCTTGAGATGTTGTTCTATCAACCACTTGAAGAAAAATCTGACTCGCGTTTTGTTAAATTAAAATTATTCCATAAAGGTGAGCCACTACATTTATCTGATGTATTGCCAATGTTGGAAAACTTTGGTTTGCGTGTTATCGGTGAAAGCCCATACATGGTACGTAACTGTGACGGAGAAATGTGTTGGATTTTAGATTTCTCAATGCTGTTAACCGGTAATAAAGAATTTAATTTAGAACAAGTTCAAATATTGTTCCAAGATGCATTTGCCAAAGTATGGCATGGTGAATTAGAAGATGATGGCTTTAACCGATTAATTTTAGGTGCTGGTCTTGCAGGCCGTGAAGTGTCTATTTTAAGAGCTTATGCTAAGTACCAACAACAAATTGGCAGCACGTTCTCACAAAGCTATATCGAATCAACATTTACCCGTTACCCGAACTTTGCTGAGTTATTAATTAATTTATTCGAACTTAAGTTTACGCCAAACGGTAAGAAGAACGACAAAGCTATTGCTAAAGTGGTTGAAACTATCGAGTCTTCACTGGATAACGTAGCAAGTCTTGATGACGACAGAATTATCCGTCGTTACGAAGAAATCATTAATGCTACGGTACGTACTAACTATTTCCAAAATAATGAACAGGGTAATATCAAGTCTTACATTTCATTTAAAATGTTGCCTGAGCTTATCCCAGAAATGCCTAAGCCGTTACCTAAGTACGAAATATTTGTTTATTCACCACAACTTGAAGGTGTGCATTTACGTGGCGGAAAAGTGGCACGTGGTGGTTTACGTTGGTCAGACAGACGCGAAGATTTCCGTACCGAAGTACTTGGTTTAGTGAAAGCGCAACAAGTAAAAAATACCGTTATCGTTCCTGTTGGTGCTAAAGGTGGTTTCTTCTGTAAGCAATTACCCGTTGGTGGCTCTCGCAAAGATATCTTTGAAGCCGGTCGTGAATGTTATAAAACCTTTATTCGCGGTCTATTAGACGTTACTGATAACATTGTTGGTGGTGAAGTTGTTCATCCAGAAAGCGTTGTACGCCTAGATGAAGATGATACTTATCTAGTTGTTGCTGCCGATAAGGGCACGGCAACATTCTCTGATACGGCTAATGGCATCGCTGAAGAATACGGCTTCTGGTTAGGTGATGCTTTCGCTTCAGGCGGAAGTGTTGGTTATGACCATAAGAAGATGGGTATTACAGCGAAAGGTGCTTGGGAGTCGGTTAAACGTCATTTCCGTGAAATTGATATCAACTGTCAAACTACCGATTTTACCTGTTTAGCTGTTGGTGATATGGCAGGGGATGTATTTGGTAACGGTATGTTGTTATCAAAACATATTTGTTTGCAAGTGGCATTTAACCACATGCATATTTTCATTGACCCAACGCCAAATTCTAAAGCGACTTACCCAGAGCGTGAACGTTTATTCAACCTACCGGGTTCAAGTTGGGAAGATTACAACCAAGATCTAATTTCTGAAGGCGGTGGTATTTTCTTACGTTCAGCGAAATCAATTAAGCTGACACCACAAATCAAGAAAATGCTTGGCACTAAAAAAGCGAGCATGGCACCGAATGAATTGATTCAAGCGGCGTTAAAAATGAAAGTCGATTTGTTCTGGAATGGTGGTATTGGTACTTACATTAAAGGTTCGAGTGAAAGTCATTTAGAAGTAGGCGATCGTGCTAACGACTTATTACGTGTAAATGGTAACGAAGTTCAAGCAAAAGTTATTGGTGAAGGTGGTAACTTAGGTTGTACGCAACTTGGCCGTATTGAATATACAGCCAATGGCGGCCGCATGAATACCGATTTTGTTGATAATGTTGGTGGTGTTGACTGTTCAGATAACGAAGTAAACATTAAGATTTTACTTAACGTATTAGTCGCTAATGGCGATTTAACCTTAAAACAACGTAATAACATACTTTACGATATGACTGATGAAGTTGAAGATATCGTATTAGAAGATTGTTACCGTCAAACTCATTCAATTTCTATTTCAGAGTCGCGCGGAGCAAGTAAACTTAAAGAGCATGCTCGCTTTATCCATCATTTAGAACGTGAAGGTAAGCTGGACAGAGGCCTTGAGTTTATTCCTAACGATGAAGAAATTGCTGATCGTATGGCAAGTAATCGTGGTTTAACTCGTCCAGAGCTATCGGTACTTATTGCTTACGGTAAAATGGTACTCAAAGAGCAATTAGTTATTGATGAAGTAACTAACGACCCATTTATCAGTGCGTTATTGATCAAAGCATTCCCTGTGCAATTACAGGAAAAATATCAGGCAGAAATGCAAAACCATCCTCTGCGCGGTGAAATTATAGCCACACGTATGGCAAATAACATGTGTAATTACATGGGCGCTAACTTTGTTTACCGTATGGGTGAAGAAACAGGTTGTGATGTTGCTGAAATAGCCAAATGTTTCACTATGGCTAGCGAAATATTTGAGCTGGAAAGTATTTGGTCGTCTATTGAAGCGCTTGATAATAAAATTTCAGCGAAAGTTCAAACTGAAATGTTATTCCAAATGCGTCGTACTATTCGCCGTACCACTCGTTGGTTCTTGCGTCACCGTAATAAAGCACTAGATATTGAGCAATCAATTGAGTTTTACCGTCCGGCATTTAAAGTGTTGGCAACTAAAATGGATAAATTCCTGGTTGATGAAGAAGCTCGTGAATTAACTAACGCTAAAGATAAATTATTGGCTGAAAAAGTACCTGCAAAACTTGCAGAGCGTATTTCATTGTTGTCTACGTTATTCTCAACAATGGATATTGCCCAAGTTGCCTGTCAAGATGCACGACAAGTTGAACTGGTCGCGCAATTGTACTTCCATATTGGTGTACGTCTAGACTTGCATTGGTTCTTGAACCAAATTACCCAGCAACCAGTTGAAAACCATTGGCAAGCATTGGCTCGAGCTTCTTTCAGAGAAGAGTTGGATTGGCAACAACGTGCATTAACGTCTGTAATTTTGCGCGGAAGCCCTGAAAGTAAAGACATTGAGCAAATGTTTGAAACTTGGATGGAAACGTCTTCGCAACCAATTGAGCGTTGGCAGCAAATACTTGCCGACTTTAGAACAACCAAAACACACGAGTTTGCCAAGTTCTCAGTGGCATTACGTGAATTAATGTTGCTTGCTCATCAGTAG
- the nrdD gene encoding anaerobic ribonucleoside-triphosphate reductase: MLRLSEEQINNKTAYIEEYFAAKNAADGSKMDANANVTQKNIATLEAELLKDCYVQINRSLVKNKISEIFDAELANEYQRQIEDHEIYVHDETSIKPYCTSISMYPFLLDGLTKLGGESKAPKHIESFCGSFVNLIFAISAQFAGAVASVEFLTYFDYFARKEFGDNYLDKHSKAIENHLQHVVYALNQPAAARGYQSVFWNISIFDQFYFQSMFEDFVFPDFTKPSWQSVDKLQNFFLTWINSEREKAVLTFPVITAAMLTENGECKDKEFAYNLAKEKAMGNSFFMYLSDSPDSLASCCRLRNEITDNTFSFTLGAGGVATGSINVITLNMNRLIQDGRDLKTEIEKIQKYQVAYRKIMEDYLAQGALSVYDAGFITLDKQFLTIGINGMAEAAEYKGIAVSNNQQYKDFVSDHLQVIFKANQEAKKQFGYMFNTEFVPAENLGVKNAKWDAKDGYLTNRECYNSYFYLVEDESSNHLDKFVLHGKEINQYLDGGSALHLNLDESLSAEAYVKLFNVAAKTGCNYFCVNVKITICNECEHIDKRTLHYCNSCGSEDVDHGTRVIGYLKRVSSFSNDRQKEHGLRHYQRLQSDRVYNERMLQQQRQKQSHLELV, encoded by the coding sequence ATGTTGCGGCTTAGCGAAGAACAAATTAATAATAAAACAGCTTACATTGAAGAATATTTTGCAGCCAAAAATGCAGCAGATGGCTCTAAAATGGATGCCAATGCCAATGTGACACAAAAAAACATTGCAACACTAGAGGCTGAATTGCTTAAAGATTGTTATGTTCAAATTAATCGCTCATTGGTCAAAAATAAGATCAGTGAGATCTTTGATGCTGAATTAGCCAATGAATATCAACGTCAAATTGAAGATCATGAGATTTATGTACATGATGAAACCAGTATTAAGCCCTACTGCACTTCAATTAGCATGTATCCTTTTTTACTTGATGGATTAACTAAGTTGGGTGGAGAGTCTAAAGCACCAAAACACATTGAGTCATTTTGTGGTTCATTTGTTAACTTGATTTTTGCCATCTCAGCACAATTTGCCGGGGCGGTAGCCTCGGTTGAGTTTTTAACTTATTTTGATTATTTTGCTCGTAAAGAATTTGGAGACAACTACCTTGATAAGCACAGCAAAGCAATTGAAAATCACCTACAACATGTCGTTTACGCACTAAACCAACCTGCCGCAGCCCGTGGTTACCAAAGCGTATTTTGGAATATCTCAATTTTTGATCAGTTCTATTTTCAATCAATGTTTGAAGATTTTGTATTCCCTGACTTTACCAAGCCAAGTTGGCAAAGTGTCGATAAATTACAAAACTTCTTTTTAACCTGGATAAACAGTGAACGAGAGAAAGCTGTACTTACTTTCCCGGTTATCACTGCAGCTATGCTTACCGAAAATGGAGAATGTAAGGACAAAGAGTTTGCTTACAACCTAGCCAAAGAAAAAGCGATGGGTAATTCCTTTTTTATGTATTTATCAGACAGCCCGGATTCTTTAGCATCATGTTGTCGACTGCGTAACGAAATTACCGATAATACCTTTTCATTTACTCTAGGCGCTGGTGGCGTTGCAACGGGCTCGATAAATGTCATTACCCTGAATATGAACCGCTTAATTCAAGATGGTCGTGATTTAAAAACCGAAATTGAAAAAATTCAAAAATATCAGGTTGCCTATCGAAAAATAATGGAAGACTATCTAGCTCAGGGCGCATTAAGCGTATACGATGCTGGCTTTATTACCCTGGACAAGCAGTTTTTAACTATTGGCATTAATGGTATGGCTGAAGCGGCAGAGTACAAAGGCATAGCAGTAAGTAACAATCAGCAATATAAAGACTTTGTCAGTGATCATTTGCAAGTTATTTTCAAAGCCAACCAAGAGGCGAAAAAGCAATTTGGTTATATGTTTAATACTGAATTTGTACCGGCAGAAAACCTAGGCGTTAAAAACGCAAAATGGGATGCTAAAGATGGTTACCTAACTAATCGTGAATGCTATAACTCATACTTCTATCTGGTAGAAGATGAAAGCAGCAATCACTTAGATAAGTTTGTTTTGCATGGTAAAGAGATCAACCAGTACCTTGATGGAGGCTCTGCTCTGCATCTAAATTTAGATGAGAGTTTGTCGGCCGAGGCGTATGTGAAACTGTTTAATGTAGCGGCTAAAACCGGTTGTAACTATTTTTGTGTGAACGTAAAAATTACCATTTGTAATGAATGTGAGCATATTGACAAACGTACTCTGCATTACTGTAATTCGTGTGGCAGTGAGGATGTTGATCATGGCACAAGAGTTATTGGTTATTTAAAGCGTGTGTCTTCATTTTCAAATGACAGACAAAAAGAACACGGTTTACGTCATTATCAGCGTTTACAAAGCGACCGAGTGTATAATGAAAGAATGCTGCAACAACAAAGACAAAAACAATCTCATTTAGAATTGGTATAA
- the nrdG gene encoding anaerobic ribonucleoside-triphosphate reductase activating protein produces MTFNSLPPTIVFQEVPNEISLCFSITGCQVGCKGCHSTELWNKNSGEPLTNTKFQHWINKYQTLISTVLFMGGEWQKEHLIEKLIWAKQQGLKTCLYTGENFVDDEISKHLSYVKIGKWDPSKGGLNNPDTNQKFIDLATGNTLNHLFIKKGIQHVAA; encoded by the coding sequence ATGACGTTTAATTCATTACCGCCAACAATTGTGTTTCAGGAAGTACCAAATGAGATAAGTTTGTGCTTTAGCATCACCGGTTGCCAAGTAGGTTGTAAGGGTTGCCACAGTACTGAACTTTGGAATAAAAACTCTGGCGAGCCGTTAACAAATACAAAATTTCAACATTGGATTAACAAATATCAGACGTTGATTTCAACGGTGCTGTTTATGGGCGGGGAATGGCAAAAAGAGCACCTGATTGAAAAACTCATATGGGCTAAACAGCAAGGATTAAAAACCTGTTTATATACGGGCGAAAATTTTGTTGATGATGAAATTAGCAAACATTTAAGCTACGTAAAAATTGGAAAATGGGATCCTAGCAAAGGCGGATTAAACAACCCTGACACAAATCAAAAATTCATTGATTTGGCCACTGGAAACACTCTAAATCACTTATTTATAAAAAAAGGAATACAACATGTTGCGGCTTAG
- the pyrD gene encoding quinone-dependent dihydroorotate dehydrogenase, translated as MLYSLARNLLFKLSAEQAHELTINMLKLPASFALKGLYGAQVKDKPVEVMGISFPNPVGLAAGLDKNGECINGFGAMGFGFVEIGTVTPRPQPGNPKPRIFRLPQANAIINRMGFNNHGVDYLVNQVKKANFKGVLGINIGKNKDTPEENAKDDYIFCMRKVYEHASYITVNISSPNTPGLRDLQYGDALNNLLSALKAEQTALAAKHSKYVPITVKIAPDSTAEEIAGIAECLLANDIDGVIATNTTLSREGVENLEHGSEMGGLSGLPVQDKSTEVIKLLAKELSGKMPIIGVGGINSAEAAQEKLAAGASLVQVYTGFIYEGPKLIKDIVDSI; from the coding sequence ATGCTTTATTCATTAGCCCGTAATTTATTGTTCAAACTTAGTGCTGAACAAGCCCACGAATTAACCATTAATATGCTTAAACTACCTGCTTCTTTTGCTTTAAAAGGCTTATACGGCGCACAGGTAAAAGATAAACCTGTAGAAGTAATGGGCATATCATTTCCTAATCCGGTTGGTTTAGCGGCTGGCTTGGATAAAAATGGTGAATGTATCAATGGCTTTGGTGCTATGGGATTTGGCTTTGTTGAAATAGGTACGGTTACTCCGCGTCCTCAACCGGGAAATCCAAAGCCTCGTATTTTTCGTTTACCGCAAGCGAATGCGATTATAAACCGCATGGGGTTTAACAACCATGGCGTTGATTATTTAGTAAACCAGGTTAAAAAGGCCAACTTTAAAGGTGTGCTTGGTATCAATATTGGTAAGAACAAAGACACACCAGAAGAAAATGCCAAAGACGATTATATTTTTTGTATGCGTAAAGTGTATGAGCACGCTTCATACATCACAGTAAACATTTCGTCGCCAAACACTCCAGGCTTACGAGACTTACAGTACGGAGACGCCCTTAATAACCTTTTAAGCGCATTAAAAGCAGAACAAACAGCACTTGCAGCTAAACACTCTAAGTATGTACCAATTACCGTTAAAATCGCTCCTGACTCAACGGCAGAAGAAATTGCAGGAATTGCAGAATGTTTGTTAGCCAATGACATCGATGGTGTTATTGCGACCAACACTACCTTAAGCCGCGAAGGTGTAGAAAACCTGGAACATGGCAGTGAAATGGGGGGGTTAAGCGGTTTACCTGTACAAGATAAAAGCACTGAAGTTATAAAGTTATTAGCCAAAGAGCTCTCTGGAAAAATGCCAATTATAGGTGTTGGTGGAATTAATAGCGCCGAAGCAGCCCAAGAAAAACTAGCTGCAGGTGCAAGCTTGGTGCAAGTCTACACTGGCTTTATTTACGAAGGTCCTAAACTTATCAAAGACATTGTCGATTCGATTTAA